The following proteins are encoded in a genomic region of Nicotiana sylvestris chromosome 4, ASM39365v2, whole genome shotgun sequence:
- the LOC104223689 gene encoding uncharacterized protein, whose product MSAKSDFAQKLLHDLRLRKERVAAAQNSSYSYSTSRDAHANPGQIYKGSRQTKTLESVNSKVGNLGSRSSTSNRSFRIEESSGQIVPYATGRVQNSEKVGDLSMALAFAIENGGKFTKMDSSSRNPVLTFLHQFGQRSMDRSKMERRTSIDKYQYANSQFPSISHVHINEVSKGIQKLNQILRACSNGLNFDKNSIEVGTELLKGAMDLEESLRMLVNLQEASDHMIKPQSKSRITLLDEDEEDDNSIVKIGDQKQVERPRFSFDKPSKNSYITKETTKNDIKQRLMALTYPNETPKLHEKQPLGPKKLVAHKRSASCAPDFKNLDQKNQSSRTKSGSEKGRISNVIAKLMGLDELPAKEDNKSSRKGSDSKKKQQPVLKKTAGPLGTPGAENRSSLSVDKNMIQRSNMLPVQEAKFALKAEYVPASPGRSNDMVSSGRVKQQEERSIAGNKDTGSSPSGLPMTNNMMDKQHSKIIQVNQVPGDQVNFRQKQKEQNQTSVKEKITKTVEIKEPILKSDSQPKMPQTSRVPPIDIVLQELTDCKVDKIWTEKKETDRYLKKSEGQDEKHQAGKKEKLLSNKTVQARKHKANQVETITLPKPRNRSASLKKKQFSLNQATLGTKNSTKSKNGTPSKDFSNGIKQVALAKNRNSSTSIVITQSSKNKNADQNALSNEVSSREGKLNSITQSSKQEKPINLLLTERKGCHTEIHRTETSPKIEELSATLQDMKLQKDDKSCYSREEQLTESLATEANVDNRRSDKPDVSMEMLNLQTELHSEIEKSPSCNEIMEKECNNLIGSETVISNENHQDKTLEVLEIFMDQNHGEDMPKISEAIDQLKGIHQEVSQNIKLFNDEQNRSFSAKLTEEGGTGISNLVRNDQETTLRLVSQEPLTEPEKHFKESVIKSQQFLNTAEALFKLNIPISILHASDQNNQGEDVKLMLDCGYEIMKRKARRQELALHPYATMSIGYIKTRSLDDLIKQLCKDFDTLKFYGGDGNMSDECDAADYLHNMIGKDMHNRNPDVNSMWDFGWSEQIMFAFFEKDDVIKDVEKHLLNGLIDEITMDLLRIAISV is encoded by the exons ATGTCAGCTAAGTCGGATTTCGCGCAGAAGCTACTGCATGATCTTAGGCTTCGTAAAGAAAGGGTGGCTGCTGCTCAAAATTCAAGCTATTCATACTCCACGAGTAGAG ATGCTCATGCTAATCCGGGACAAATTTACAAAGGATCTCGACAAACAAAAACTCTAGAATCC GTTAATTCAAAAGTAGGGAACTTAGGTAGTAGGTCTAGCACCAGCAACCGATCATTTCGGATTGAAGAATCTTCAGGACAGATTGTTCCCTATGCTACTGGAAGAGTACAGAACTCTGAGAAAGTGGGAGATCTTTCAATGGCGCTCGCCTTTGCTATTGAAAATGGAGGAAAGTTTACTAAGATGGATTCTTCAAGTAGAAATCCTGTGCTAACATTTCTCCATCAATTTGGTCAGAGATCAATGGATAGAAGTAAGATGGAAAGGAGAACCAGCATCGATAAGTATCAATATGCGAATAGTCAGTTCCCTTCCATCTCTCATGTTCATATCAATGAAGTATCGAAAGGGATACAAAAACTAAACCAGATTCTAAGAGCTTGTTCCAATGGCCTTAATTTTGATAAGAATTCAATTGAAGTTGGGACGGAACTGTTGAAAGGAGCAATGGATTTGGAAGAGTCCCTGAGAATGCTTGTGAACCTACAGGAAGCTTCGGATCATATGATCAAGCCACAAAGCAAAAGCAGGATTACATTGCTCGACGAGGATGAGGAAGATGACAACAGCATTGTCAAGATAGGCGATCAGAAGCAAGTAGAGCGGCCAAGATTTTCATTCGATAAGCCCTCTAAAAACTCATATATCACCAAAGAGACAACAAAAAATGACATCAAACAGCGGCTTATGGCCCTAACATACCCCAATGAAACTCCTAAACTGCACGAAAAGCAACCTCTCGGCCCTAAGAAATTGGTGGCCCATAAAAGGTCAGCTAGTTGTGCCCCGGACTTCAAAAATCTGGACCAGAAGAACCAGTCAAGTAGAACGAAATCTGGATCAGAGAAAGGGAGAATTTCAAATGTCATTGCGAAACTAATGGGACTGGATGAACTCCCAGCAAAAGAAGATAACAAGTCATCGAGGAAAGGGTCGGATTCCAAAAAGAAGCAACAGCCAGTTTTGAAGAAAACTGCAGGTCCTCTTGGCACTCCGGGCGCTGAGAATAGGTCATCTCTTAGTGTTGACAAAAACATGATACAAAGAAGTAACATGCTACCAGTTCAGGAGGCAAAATTCGCGCTTAAAGCTGAATATGTCCCTGCATCTCCAGGCAGGAGCAATGACATGGTTTCTTCTGGTAGAGTTAAACAACAGGAGGAGCGGAGTATAGCGGGTAACAAAGATACAGGTTCGTCGCCCTCGGGCTTGCCAATGACAAACAACATGATGGATAAGCAACATAGTAAAATCATCCAAGTAAATCAAGTACCAGGAGATCAAGTTAACTTCCGGCAGAAACAGAAAGAACAAAATCAGACAAGTGTTAAGGAGAAAATCACAAAAACAGTTGAAATCAAGGAGCCTATCCTGAAGAGTGACTCACAGCCAAAAATGCCACAAACATCGAGGGTGCCTCCAATCGATATTGTGTTACAAGAACTTACTGATTGCAAAGTGGATaaaatttggacagaaaagaaagaGACAGACAGATATCTTAAAAAATCTGAAGGACAAGATGAGAAGCATCAGGCAGGTAAGAAGGAGAAATTGCTCTCAAATAAAACTGTGCAGGCAAGAAAACACAAAGCAAATCAAGTGGAAACCATAACTTTACCAAAACCAAGGAATCGTTCAGCAAGTTTAAAGAAGAAGCAGTTTTCTCTGAACCAAGCCACACTCGGTACAAAAAATTCTACAAAGTCCAAAAATGGAACACCTTCAAAAGATTTTTCTAATGGTATAAAGCAAGTTGCTCTTGCCAAGAATCGGAACTCTTCTACCTCTATAGTGATCACGCAAAGCAGCAAGAACAAAAATGCCGATCAAAATGCATTGTCAAATGAAGTATCATCTAGAGAAGGGAAGCTAAACAGTATCACTCAATCATCTAAGCAAGAGAAGCCAATCAATCTGCTACTTACAGAAAGGAAGGGATGTCATACCGAAATTCATAGAACTGAGACCTCTCCAAAAATAGAGGAGTTATCCGCAACTTTGCAAGACATGAAACTGCAGAAAGATGACAAAAGCTGCTACAGCAGAGAAGAACAGTTGACTGAAAGCTTGGCAACAGAAGCAAATGTGGACAACAGAAGATCCGACAAGCCAGATGTGAGCATGGAGATGCTCAATTTGCAGACAGAACTACATAGTGAAATAGAAAAGAGTCCCTCCTGCAATGAAATAATGGAAAAGGAATGCAACAACCTGATAGGTTCAGAAACTGTGATTTCAAATGAAAAT CATCAAGATAAAACACTGGAAGTACTTGAAATATTCATGGACCAGAATCATGGAGAAGATATGCCAAAGATATCAGAAGCTATCGACCAACTTAAGG GGATTCATCAAGAAGTCTCACAGAACATTAAGCTTTTCAATGATGAACAAAATAGAAGTTTTTCTGCCAAATTGACAG AAGAAGGAGGCACAGGAATCTCCAATCTTGTTAGAAACGATCAAGAAACAACTCTCCGGTTAGTGTCACAAGAACCATTGACAGAACCTGAAAAGCACTTCAAGGAGTCAGTTATTAAAAGTCAACAATTCCTAAACACAGCCGAGGCACTTTTCAAGCTCAATATACCGATCAGCATTCTCCATGCCAGCGATCAAAATAACCAAGGGGAAGACGTCAAACTTATGCTAGACTGCGGTTATGAGATAATGAAAAGGAAAGCGAGAAGACAGGAGCTAGCATTACATCCTTATGCAACAATGTCCATCGGATATATAAAGACAAGGTCTTTGGATGATCTTATCAAGCAACTCTGCAAAGATTTTGACACATTAAAGTTCTATGGTGGCGATGGGAATATGAGCGATGAATGTGATGCAGCAGACTACCTACATAACATGATCGGAAAAGATATGCATAACAGAAATCCAGATGTGAACTCCATGTGGGACTTTGGTTGGAGTGAACAAATAATGTTTgctttttttgaaaaagatgatgTTATAAAGGATGTGGAGAAGCATTTGCTCAATGGACTCATCGACGAGATTACAATGGATTTATTACGAATAGCCATTTCAGTTTGA